A part of Propioniciclava coleopterorum genomic DNA contains:
- a CDS encoding DHA2 family efflux MFS transporter permease subunit — MTRETSSSPSADGPFDHTTPTFEPAPGQPGAPEPATSRAADRAPASAHPSTPTEEAPAASGSTSIITILLIAAFVVILNETTMNVALTSIMANFGVTERSAQWLTTAFMLTMAVVIPVTGWLLERFPTRTVFTLAMTLFSAGTLLAAVAPSFGLLLGARVVQASGTAVMMPLLMTTIMNLVPPQGRGKVMGNISLVISVAPAVGPTLSGLLLQLGSWRYIFAFVLPIALAMLVLGRLKLRNAGEPTRAPLDLWSIPLTVIGFAPLIYGLSLIGSDAPFWEPMLAIGVGVAGLIGFVARQLVLQGRERAFLDLRAFTFGTFTVALLMMAIAMMALFGSIIMLPLLLQKVYALQPLHVGLMMLPGGIAMGVMGPSSGGCTTASGRACWWSPPRWWCWPCSGSSRC, encoded by the coding sequence ATGACTCGCGAAACCTCGTCGAGCCCGTCCGCGGACGGGCCGTTCGACCACACCACCCCGACCTTCGAGCCGGCGCCGGGCCAGCCGGGCGCGCCCGAGCCGGCCACCTCCCGGGCGGCGGACCGCGCGCCGGCGTCCGCTCACCCCTCGACCCCGACCGAGGAGGCGCCCGCGGCGTCCGGGTCGACGTCGATCATCACGATCCTGCTGATCGCCGCGTTCGTGGTGATCCTCAACGAGACCACCATGAACGTCGCGCTGACCAGCATCATGGCGAACTTCGGCGTCACCGAGCGCAGCGCGCAGTGGCTGACCACCGCGTTCATGCTGACGATGGCCGTCGTCATCCCCGTGACGGGATGGCTGCTGGAGCGGTTCCCGACCCGCACCGTGTTCACCCTGGCCATGACCCTGTTCAGCGCCGGGACGCTGCTCGCCGCCGTCGCCCCGAGCTTCGGGCTGCTGCTGGGCGCCCGCGTCGTGCAGGCGTCCGGGACGGCCGTCATGATGCCGCTGCTCATGACGACGATCATGAACCTCGTCCCGCCGCAGGGGCGCGGCAAGGTGATGGGCAACATCTCGCTGGTGATCTCGGTGGCGCCCGCGGTCGGACCGACGCTGTCGGGCCTGCTCCTGCAGTTGGGCTCGTGGCGCTACATCTTCGCGTTCGTGCTGCCCATCGCCTTGGCGATGCTCGTGCTCGGACGCCTCAAGCTGCGCAACGCCGGCGAGCCGACCCGGGCCCCGCTGGACCTGTGGTCGATCCCGCTGACGGTGATCGGGTTCGCGCCCCTCATCTACGGCCTGAGCCTCATCGGCTCCGACGCCCCGTTCTGGGAGCCGATGCTCGCGATCGGCGTCGGCGTCGCCGGCCTGATCGGCTTCGTCGCCCGCCAGCTGGTGCTCCAGGGCCGCGAGCGCGCCTTCCTGGACCTGCGCGCCTTCACCTTCGGCACCTTCACGGTCGCGCTGCTCATGATGGCGATCGCGATGATGGCGCTGTTCGGCTCGATCATCATGCTGCCGCTGCTGCTGCAGAAGGTGTACGCGCTGCAGCCGCTGCACGTCGGGCTGATGATGCTGCCCGGCGGCATCGCCATGGGCGTGATGGGCCCCTCGTCGGGCGGCTGTACGACCGCGTCGGGCCGCGCGTGCTGGTGGTCCCCGCCTCGATGGTGGTGCTGGCCGTGTTCGGGTTCTTCGCGATGCTGA
- a CDS encoding glycoside hydrolase family 13 protein translates to MCAHAAETLVCVTHASSTPQVAAKNPHFDDPDWWRTAVVYQVYPRSFADADNDGTGDVQGIISKLPYLADLGVDALWISPWYPSPLLDGGYDVADYRDISPRFGTLADADELIEKAHALGLRVFIDLVPNHSSWDHPWFRRALAAEPGSSDRDLYIFRDGRGEDGELPPNNWGSVFGGPAWTRTTNADGTPGQWYLHMFDISQPDWNWENPAVAAMFDDVLRFWFDRGVDGFRIDVADSMAKDPALPDVALSPVTGHGNNDKAPGSPQWDHPGVEAIQRRWRAIAREYADTALGERVFVAEAYLDPIERLTRYVSTDRLHSTFNFDALLSEWSAASQRAVIGKSLPAHVEVGAPATWVLGNHDTNRVATRYGKPVTGANFAAAGDAEGWDDPAELAVAMHGEPTDVALGRRRARAAALLELALPGGAYVYQGEELGLPEVEDLPEDLLDDPTWERSGHRVRGRDGCRVPLPWSGDTAPFGFGTDAAPWLPQPAEWAELTAEAQAADPDSTLNLYRAALKLRRERPEFRHGDLFWLDSADDVLAFRRGDELTVVVNFGADPIDLPDGEVLLASAPLEDGRLPQDATAWIAG, encoded by the coding sequence ATGTGCGCCCACGCGGCCGAAACACTGGTCTGCGTGACCCACGCATCCTCCACGCCGCAGGTCGCGGCCAAGAACCCCCACTTCGACGATCCCGACTGGTGGCGCACGGCCGTCGTCTACCAGGTGTACCCGCGCTCGTTCGCGGACGCCGACAACGACGGCACCGGCGACGTCCAGGGCATCATCTCCAAGCTGCCCTACCTCGCCGACCTGGGCGTGGACGCGCTGTGGATCAGCCCGTGGTACCCCTCGCCGCTGCTGGACGGCGGCTACGACGTCGCCGACTACCGCGACATCTCGCCGCGCTTCGGGACGCTCGCCGACGCCGACGAGCTGATCGAGAAGGCGCACGCGCTCGGGCTGCGCGTCTTCATCGACCTCGTACCGAACCACTCCTCGTGGGACCACCCGTGGTTCCGCCGCGCGCTGGCCGCCGAGCCGGGTTCGTCCGACCGCGACCTCTACATCTTCCGCGACGGCCGCGGCGAGGACGGCGAACTGCCGCCCAACAACTGGGGCTCGGTCTTCGGCGGCCCCGCCTGGACGCGCACCACCAACGCCGACGGGACGCCGGGCCAGTGGTACCTCCACATGTTCGACATCTCCCAGCCCGACTGGAACTGGGAGAACCCGGCCGTCGCCGCCATGTTCGACGACGTCCTGCGGTTCTGGTTCGACCGGGGCGTGGACGGCTTCCGCATCGACGTCGCCGACTCGATGGCCAAGGACCCCGCCCTCCCCGACGTCGCCCTCAGCCCGGTCACGGGCCACGGCAACAACGACAAGGCTCCGGGCAGCCCGCAGTGGGACCACCCGGGCGTCGAGGCGATCCAGCGCCGCTGGCGCGCCATCGCGCGCGAGTACGCCGACACGGCTCTCGGCGAGCGCGTGTTCGTCGCGGAGGCCTACCTGGACCCGATCGAGCGACTGACCCGCTACGTGTCCACCGACCGACTGCACTCCACCTTCAACTTCGACGCCCTGCTGTCGGAGTGGTCGGCGGCCTCGCAGCGCGCGGTGATCGGCAAGAGCCTGCCCGCACACGTCGAGGTCGGCGCCCCCGCCACCTGGGTGCTGGGCAACCACGACACCAACCGGGTCGCCACCCGGTACGGCAAGCCGGTGACCGGCGCGAACTTCGCCGCCGCCGGCGACGCGGAGGGCTGGGACGACCCGGCCGAGCTGGCCGTCGCGATGCACGGCGAGCCGACCGACGTCGCCCTGGGACGCCGCCGCGCCCGCGCCGCCGCCCTGCTCGAGCTGGCGCTGCCCGGCGGCGCCTACGTGTACCAGGGCGAGGAACTCGGGCTGCCCGAGGTCGAGGACCTGCCCGAGGATCTCCTGGACGACCCCACCTGGGAGCGCTCCGGCCACCGCGTCCGCGGCCGGGACGGCTGCCGGGTGCCGCTGCCCTGGTCCGGCGACACCGCCCCGTTCGGGTTCGGCACGGACGCCGCCCCGTGGCTGCCCCAGCCCGCCGAGTGGGCGGAGCTGACCGCCGAGGCCCAGGCGGCCGATCCGGACTCGACGCTCAACCTGTACCGCGCCGCCCTGAAGCTGCGCCGCGAGCGTCCCGAGTTCCGGCACGGCGACCTGTTCTGGCTGGACAGCGCCGACGACGTGCTCGCGTTCCGGCGCGGCGACGAGCTGACCGTCGTGGTCAACTTCGGCGCCGACCCGATCGACCTTCCCGACGGCGAGGTCCTGCTGGCCTCCGCGCCGCTGGAGGACGGTCGGCTGCCGCAGGACGCCACCGCCTGGATCGCCGGCTGA
- a CDS encoding zinc-binding dehydrogenase, with translation MQLTAPERIERVEVPDLTADALGPDEVLLRFVTGGLCGSDSPKFRGAFDPDEPFVGAPGVPLHELVGEVVASTSSRHAPGSHVVGLVQRFAGLAQFSRTAADTVVAVAPGLDPADAVVVQPVATVLNALRRLPEPVNDRAVVLGLGPLGLLFCHTLHQRGYRVTGVDRVDRSDVAAAFGIDDLVTADIDAWTDASGADAAVVVEAVGHDQRLVADAVRLAANEGHVVAFGLPDGDAIFPLREFYQRRLSLTSGNTRDWQRYLAEAQDYVLEHPELHTVGITHRFHPFDAQEAFATHVRPSAGRLKVVLSESVARRGQGA, from the coding sequence ATGCAACTGACCGCGCCGGAGCGGATCGAACGCGTCGAGGTGCCCGACCTGACCGCCGACGCGCTCGGCCCCGACGAGGTGCTGCTGCGGTTCGTCACCGGGGGGCTGTGCGGCAGCGACTCGCCCAAGTTCCGCGGCGCCTTCGACCCGGACGAGCCGTTCGTCGGCGCCCCCGGCGTCCCGCTGCACGAACTGGTGGGCGAGGTGGTCGCCAGCACCTCGTCGCGGCACGCCCCCGGTTCGCACGTGGTCGGCCTGGTGCAGCGGTTCGCCGGCCTGGCCCAGTTCAGCCGGACGGCCGCGGACACGGTGGTCGCCGTCGCGCCCGGCCTCGACCCGGCCGACGCGGTGGTCGTCCAGCCCGTCGCGACCGTGCTGAACGCGCTGCGCCGCCTGCCCGAGCCGGTGAACGACCGGGCCGTCGTGCTCGGGTTGGGTCCGCTGGGGCTGCTGTTCTGCCACACGCTGCACCAGCGCGGCTACCGCGTCACCGGCGTCGACCGGGTGGACCGCTCCGACGTGGCGGCGGCGTTCGGCATCGACGACCTGGTCACGGCGGACATCGACGCGTGGACGGATGCCTCCGGCGCGGACGCGGCCGTGGTCGTCGAGGCGGTCGGGCATGACCAGCGTCTCGTCGCGGACGCTGTCCGCCTGGCCGCGAACGAGGGCCACGTCGTGGCGTTCGGCCTGCCCGACGGCGACGCGATCTTCCCGCTGCGGGAGTTCTACCAGCGCCGGCTGTCGCTGACCAGCGGGAACACCCGCGACTGGCAGCGCTACCTCGCCGAGGCGCAGGACTACGTCCTGGAGCACCCCGAGCTGCACACCGTGGGGATCACCCACCGGTTCCACCCGTTCGACGCGCAGGAGGCGTTCGCCACCCACGTCCGCCCGTCCGCCGGCCGGCTCAAGGTGGTGTTGTCGGAGTCGGTCGCCCGCCGGGGCCAAGGGGCCTGA
- a CDS encoding dihydrolipoyl dehydrogenase family protein, which produces MADDAFDFIVIGAGPVGENVAQYATQGTDLTAALIDGELFGGECSYYACMPSKALLRPVSVLRTASHLPGVTGATLDARALLARRDAWVAHYDDAGQVRWATDAGLRPIRGHGRLIGERRVRVEGPDGARDLEARCAVVIATGSVPVVPALFRDLAPWGSRDATGVREVPGTLAVVGGGVVAVEAATWLAALGSDVTLLVRGERVLASAEPFASDLVAAGLRSAGVDVRFGVEASGAHRPHAHDTGLGRIHGGHVTLDLPDGPLTVEEVLVATGRRPRLDDLGLDAVGLGRDDVTAGRLPDWLLAVGDASGEAPLTHWGKYRARVVGADLAHRFGGAPPDADPPESVPVPQVIFTDPQVATVGLTEAAARDAGHRVVTSSAPWDAASGAALLQDDAAGRAQLVVDADEGVLLGATFVGPDTAELVHAATIALVGGIPVRVLRHAVPSYPTASELWLRLLEDLPVELRRAPGTL; this is translated from the coding sequence ATGGCTGATGACGCGTTCGACTTCATCGTGATCGGCGCCGGGCCGGTCGGCGAGAACGTCGCCCAGTACGCGACGCAGGGCACGGACCTCACCGCGGCGCTGATCGACGGCGAGCTCTTCGGGGGCGAGTGCTCCTACTACGCCTGCATGCCGAGCAAGGCCCTGCTGCGCCCGGTGAGCGTGCTGCGGACGGCGTCCCATCTGCCCGGCGTGACGGGCGCGACCCTGGACGCCCGCGCCCTGCTCGCCCGCCGGGACGCGTGGGTCGCCCACTACGACGACGCCGGCCAGGTGCGCTGGGCGACCGACGCGGGCCTGCGCCCGATCCGCGGCCACGGCCGCCTGATCGGCGAGCGGCGGGTGCGGGTCGAGGGTCCCGACGGCGCGCGCGACCTGGAGGCGCGGTGCGCGGTGGTGATCGCCACCGGCAGCGTCCCGGTCGTACCGGCGCTGTTCCGGGATCTCGCCCCCTGGGGCTCCCGCGACGCGACCGGGGTGCGCGAGGTGCCCGGCACCCTCGCGGTGGTCGGCGGCGGCGTGGTGGCGGTCGAGGCGGCGACCTGGCTGGCCGCCCTCGGCTCCGACGTGACGCTGCTGGTCCGCGGCGAGCGGGTGCTGGCCTCGGCCGAACCCTTCGCGAGCGACCTGGTCGCCGCCGGGCTGCGCAGCGCGGGCGTGGACGTCCGGTTCGGCGTCGAGGCGTCCGGCGCACACCGCCCGCACGCCCACGACACCGGGTTGGGCCGGATCCACGGCGGGCACGTCACCCTCGACCTACCCGACGGCCCGCTCACGGTCGAGGAGGTGCTCGTCGCGACCGGGCGCCGCCCCCGCCTGGACGACCTTGGCCTGGACGCCGTGGGCCTGGGCCGCGACGACGTCACCGCGGGACGCCTTCCGGACTGGCTACTGGCCGTCGGGGACGCGTCGGGCGAGGCCCCGCTGACACACTGGGGCAAGTACCGCGCCCGGGTCGTCGGCGCCGACCTGGCGCACCGGTTCGGCGGTGCCCCGCCCGATGCGGACCCGCCGGAGTCGGTCCCGGTGCCGCAGGTCATCTTCACCGACCCGCAGGTCGCGACCGTCGGGCTCACGGAGGCGGCCGCCCGCGACGCCGGGCACCGCGTGGTGACCTCCTCGGCGCCGTGGGACGCCGCCTCGGGGGCCGCCCTGCTGCAGGACGACGCGGCCGGGCGGGCGCAGCTCGTGGTCGACGCCGACGAGGGTGTCCTGCTGGGGGCGACATTCGTCGGCCCCGACACTGCCGAGCTCGTGCACGCGGCGACGATCGCCCTCGTGGGAGGCATCCCCGTGCGCGTGCTACGGCACGCCGTGCCGTCCTATCCGACGGCGTCCGAGCTCTGGCTCCGCCTGCTGGAGGACCTGCCGGTGGAACTCCGGCGCGCCCCGGGCACTCTCTGA
- a CDS encoding histidine phosphatase family protein, with amino-acid sequence MGDGESVADLYARLAEALDRITAAHDGALVLVTHGHVIQVAMSLLQGHGPRDIDWFDLPNGGIVHAPDAASLPGPHA; translated from the coding sequence CTGGGGGACGGGGAGTCGGTCGCCGACCTGTACGCGCGCCTGGCCGAGGCCCTCGACCGGATCACCGCGGCCCACGACGGGGCGCTGGTGCTGGTGACGCACGGCCACGTCATCCAGGTGGCGATGTCGCTGCTGCAGGGCCACGGGCCGCGCGACATCGACTGGTTCGACCTGCCGAACGGCGGCATCGTCCACGCCCCCGACGCGGCCTCGCTTCCGGGGCCGCACGCCTAG
- a CDS encoding adenosylcobinamide-GDP ribazoletransferase, with protein sequence MSAIGDGLRLAWGTLTAIPGPAPRQVERAEARVAMAAGWLVVLPVTLACAAAGWALVALGVPSAAAGFLAVGALAWLTRAIHADGLADTADGLGSGRDRDRSLEIMRRGDVGPMGAVTLVLVYGAQAVLLGDLLARPLGWALAGLALATGRLALALGCAAWVRPARADGLGQAMAGCVPGWLLGVAVVANLALGHLAVVGAQALGATLTWWSWPLAIALGAAAAGLVLWRATRRLGGITGDVLGALVEAATLGVLLGLAIG encoded by the coding sequence GTGAGCGCCATCGGGGACGGGCTGCGACTCGCGTGGGGCACCCTCACCGCGATCCCCGGCCCCGCCCCACGCCAGGTGGAGCGTGCGGAGGCCCGGGTCGCGATGGCGGCCGGGTGGCTCGTGGTGCTGCCCGTCACCCTGGCGTGCGCCGCGGCCGGCTGGGCGCTCGTCGCGCTGGGGGTGCCGTCGGCCGCCGCCGGGTTCCTCGCCGTGGGGGCGCTGGCGTGGCTCACCCGGGCGATCCACGCCGACGGGCTGGCGGACACCGCCGACGGGCTCGGCTCGGGCCGCGACCGCGACCGCTCCCTGGAGATCATGCGGCGCGGCGACGTCGGACCCATGGGCGCGGTGACCCTCGTGCTCGTCTATGGCGCCCAGGCCGTGCTGCTCGGCGACCTGCTCGCCCGCCCGCTCGGCTGGGCGCTCGCCGGGCTCGCGCTCGCCACCGGACGCCTCGCGCTCGCGCTGGGCTGCGCGGCCTGGGTGCGGCCGGCGCGCGCCGACGGGCTCGGGCAGGCGATGGCCGGCTGCGTCCCGGGCTGGCTGCTCGGCGTCGCCGTCGTTGCGAACCTCGCGCTGGGTCACCTCGCCGTGGTGGGCGCCCAGGCGCTGGGGGCGACCCTCACCTGGTGGAGTTGGCCGCTGGCGATCGCGCTCGGCGCTGCTGCGGCGGGGCTGGTCCTGTGGCGCGCGACCCGGCGCCTCGGCGGGATCACCGGCGACGTGCTGGGCGCCCTGGTGGAGGCCGCGACGCTCGGCGTCCTGCTGGGGCTGGCGATCGGCTGA
- a CDS encoding VOC family protein, with protein sequence MSRLNPYLNFASTTREAMEFYRDVLGGELTIATFAQFGFGDSDGVMHAQLETPAGYTIMASDLPPGMEASPVGQNISISISGTESDELKGYWEGLSDGATIVMPLAKQAWGDEYGQLIDKFGIPWMVDIGGAPES encoded by the coding sequence ATGTCCCGTCTCAACCCCTACCTCAACTTCGCGAGCACGACCCGCGAGGCCATGGAGTTCTACCGCGACGTCCTGGGCGGCGAGCTCACCATCGCGACCTTCGCGCAGTTCGGCTTCGGCGACTCCGACGGCGTCATGCACGCCCAGCTCGAGACGCCCGCCGGCTACACCATCATGGCGTCCGACCTGCCCCCGGGCATGGAGGCGTCCCCCGTCGGCCAGAACATCTCGATCAGCATCTCCGGCACGGAGTCCGACGAGCTCAAGGGCTACTGGGAGGGCCTGTCGGATGGCGCGACGATCGTGATGCCGCTGGCCAAGCAGGCCTGGGGCGACGAGTACGGCCAGCTGATCGACAAGTTCGGCATCCCGTGGATGGTCGACATCGGCGGGGCGCCCGAGTCCTGA
- the cobT gene encoding nicotinate-nucleotide--dimethylbenzimidazole phosphoribosyltransferase codes for MTNTVTAPDPSLRAAAQARSDAQAKPTGALGRLEHLGAWLAACQGVNPPRPLTDVRVAVFAGDHGVAARGVSAYPTQVTVAMVHGILAGVAGVSAIARSVGATVTVHDLGVDGLTGVPDEVRRFHVRPARPISDEDALTPDELDAALAAGDTIAAEAIADGAQVLIAGDLGIGNTTPSAALVAATLGLRGGDVAGSGTGVDAAGLARKAAAIDAALDRVGARASDPRQRLAALGSADIAAAVGFMTGAATRGIPVVVDGLIASAEALMAEELAPGASAWMVAGHVSTEPGCALAQRRLGLTPILDLGMRLGEGSGAVLAVPILEAAGAALREIAALADL; via the coding sequence ATGACGAACACTGTGACCGCACCCGACCCGTCCCTCCGCGCCGCCGCCCAGGCCCGCTCCGACGCCCAGGCCAAGCCCACCGGCGCACTCGGCCGCCTCGAGCACCTGGGCGCCTGGCTCGCCGCCTGCCAGGGGGTGAACCCGCCCCGTCCGCTGACCGACGTCCGCGTCGCGGTGTTCGCCGGCGACCACGGCGTCGCCGCCCGCGGCGTCTCCGCGTACCCCACCCAGGTCACGGTCGCGATGGTCCACGGCATCCTGGCCGGCGTCGCCGGCGTGAGCGCGATCGCGCGCAGCGTCGGCGCCACGGTCACCGTGCACGACCTCGGCGTCGACGGGCTCACCGGCGTCCCCGACGAGGTGCGCCGGTTCCATGTGCGGCCGGCACGCCCGATCAGCGACGAGGACGCCCTCACCCCCGACGAACTGGACGCCGCCCTGGCCGCCGGCGACACCATCGCCGCCGAGGCCATCGCCGACGGGGCGCAGGTCCTCATCGCCGGGGACCTCGGCATCGGCAACACCACCCCGTCGGCGGCGCTCGTCGCCGCGACGCTGGGCCTGCGCGGCGGGGACGTCGCCGGCTCCGGGACCGGCGTGGACGCCGCCGGCCTGGCCCGCAAGGCCGCCGCGATCGACGCGGCGCTGGACCGGGTCGGCGCCCGGGCGTCCGACCCGCGGCAGCGGCTGGCGGCGCTCGGCTCGGCCGACATCGCCGCCGCCGTCGGCTTCATGACCGGCGCGGCCACCCGAGGCATCCCGGTCGTGGTGGACGGACTGATCGCGTCCGCCGAGGCGCTTATGGCCGAGGAACTCGCGCCCGGGGCGTCCGCGTGGATGGTCGCCGGGCACGTCTCCACCGAGCCCGGTTGCGCGCTCGCGCAGCGGCGCCTGGGCCTCACTCCGATTCTCGACCTGGGGATGCGGCTGGGCGAGGGCTCGGGGGCGGTGCTGGCGGTGCCGATCCTCGAGGCGGCCGGCGCGGCGCTGCGCGAGATCGCCGCCCTGGCGGACCTGTGA
- a CDS encoding IMPACT family protein, whose translation MRTWLPRGFEARTETEVKRSRFLATVARVDDEAQARDVIALVRAEFPDARHHCQAFVVDVPDAQPIERSSDDGEPAGTAGMPMLEVLRGAALGNVVAVVTRYFGGTLLGTGGLVRAYSDAVSSALAGAPRVRPERRLLWGVDVPAAEAGRVQGALLNRGIDVLDAAWAESVRLTLAVADPDAVLPILR comes from the coding sequence ATGCGCACGTGGCTGCCGCGCGGCTTCGAGGCCCGCACCGAGACCGAGGTGAAGCGGTCCCGGTTCCTGGCGACCGTGGCGCGCGTGGACGACGAGGCGCAGGCCCGCGACGTGATCGCGCTCGTCAGGGCCGAGTTCCCGGACGCGCGGCACCACTGCCAGGCGTTCGTCGTGGACGTCCCCGACGCGCAGCCGATCGAGCGAAGCTCCGACGACGGCGAGCCCGCGGGCACCGCCGGGATGCCGATGCTGGAGGTGCTGCGCGGCGCCGCGCTGGGCAACGTCGTCGCGGTCGTGACGCGCTACTTCGGCGGGACGCTGCTCGGCACCGGCGGGCTGGTCCGGGCCTACTCCGACGCCGTGTCGTCCGCGCTGGCCGGTGCGCCGCGCGTGCGTCCGGAGCGCCGGCTGCTGTGGGGCGTCGACGTGCCCGCCGCCGAGGCGGGCCGCGTCCAGGGGGCGCTGCTGAACCGCGGCATCGACGTCCTGGACGCGGCGTGGGCCGAGTCGGTACGGCTGACGCTGGCCGTCGCCGACCCGGACGCCGTCCTGCCGATCCTGCGCTGA
- a CDS encoding NUDIX hydrolase, which translates to MTTPEFVLALREKIGDHPLWLPGVKGIVLRAVGEPPDATAEVLLVQRRDNGRWTVPAGILEPGEEPADGIAREVFEETGVTAEPVRLVGVQALPPTVYPNGDRARYLDVIVALDPRSGEAHVHDDESIDVAWRAVDDLADVPPLHRRAIEWALSQDPRFAPTGAADPAGWFVHDGRPTRPPASGAR; encoded by the coding sequence ATGACGACTCCGGAGTTCGTGCTCGCGCTGCGCGAGAAGATCGGCGACCACCCCCTGTGGCTGCCCGGGGTGAAGGGGATCGTGCTCCGGGCCGTCGGGGAACCGCCGGACGCGACGGCGGAGGTGCTGCTGGTCCAGCGCCGCGACAACGGCCGCTGGACCGTCCCCGCGGGCATCCTCGAGCCCGGCGAGGAGCCCGCCGACGGCATCGCGCGAGAGGTATTCGAGGAGACGGGCGTGACGGCCGAGCCGGTCCGACTGGTGGGGGTGCAGGCGCTGCCGCCGACCGTCTACCCCAACGGGGACCGCGCCCGCTACCTCGACGTGATCGTCGCGCTCGACCCGCGCTCGGGTGAGGCGCACGTCCACGACGACGAGAGCATCGACGTCGCCTGGCGGGCCGTCGACGACCTGGCCGACGTCCCGCCGCTGCACCGCCGCGCGATCGAATGGGCGCTGTCCCAGGATCCGCGCTTCGCGCCCACGGGTGCCGCGGACCCTGCGGGCTGGTTCGTGCACGACGGACGCCCCACGCGGCCCCCGGCGTCCGGAGCGCGCTAG
- a CDS encoding bifunctional adenosylcobinamide kinase/adenosylcobinamide-phosphate guanylyltransferase: MRVLVTGGVRSGKSSYAEGLLADKGAVTYVTPGYPADPQADPEWAARVAAHKLSRPHTWTTLETLDVAEALRTVDGPVLVDCLGTWLTRQLDAEGWDAPRDHLQAVIGDRTAELAAAASGHPGPLVIVTNEVGWGVVPEHRSGRIFTDLLGWTNQAVARALDDVVLVVAGRTLHL; encoded by the coding sequence GTGCGCGTGTTGGTGACCGGTGGGGTGCGGAGCGGGAAGTCGAGCTACGCCGAAGGCCTGCTGGCCGACAAGGGGGCGGTGACCTACGTCACGCCCGGCTACCCCGCGGACCCGCAGGCCGACCCGGAGTGGGCCGCCCGCGTCGCCGCCCACAAGCTGAGCCGCCCGCACACGTGGACGACGCTGGAGACCCTCGACGTGGCGGAGGCGCTGCGCACGGTGGACGGGCCGGTGCTGGTCGACTGCCTGGGGACCTGGCTCACCCGCCAGCTCGACGCCGAGGGCTGGGACGCCCCCCGCGACCACCTGCAGGCCGTCATCGGCGACCGGACCGCCGAGCTCGCGGCTGCGGCGTCCGGGCATCCCGGCCCGCTGGTGATCGTTACGAACGAGGTGGGCTGGGGCGTGGTGCCCGAGCATCGCTCCGGGCGCATCTTCACCGACCTGCTCGGCTGGACCAACCAGGCCGTCGCGCGCGCCCTCGATGACGTCGTGCTCGTGGTCGCGGGCCGCACGCTGCACCTGTAG
- a CDS encoding GrpB family protein: MAIEVTPPSEQWPVQFAGVAAALTRALAGVPVVGIEHVGSTSVPGLAAKPILDIDVVVRREDVAAAIAALAAAGYEHHGDLGVTDREALLAPDADPKRNVYVCVAGTLHLRNHLAVRDVLRRRPDLRDRYGAVKLALAADPAMDIETYLDGKSDILREVLGHSDLSEEEKALIFALNTNR, translated from the coding sequence ATGGCCATCGAGGTGACGCCCCCGTCGGAGCAGTGGCCCGTGCAGTTCGCCGGGGTCGCGGCGGCGCTCACGCGCGCGTTGGCGGGGGTCCCGGTCGTGGGGATCGAGCACGTGGGGTCCACGTCGGTGCCGGGGCTCGCGGCCAAGCCGATCCTCGACATCGACGTCGTCGTGCGGCGGGAGGACGTCGCCGCGGCGATCGCGGCGCTGGCAGCGGCGGGGTACGAGCACCACGGCGACCTCGGCGTCACCGACCGCGAGGCGTTGCTCGCCCCGGATGCGGACCCCAAGCGCAACGTCTACGTCTGCGTGGCCGGGACGCTGCACCTGCGCAACCACCTCGCGGTGCGTGACGTGCTGCGGCGGCGCCCCGACCTGCGCGACCGGTACGGCGCCGTGAAGCTGGCGCTGGCGGCCGACCCCGCCATGGACATCGAGACCTACCTGGACGGGAAGTCGGACATCCTGCGCGAGGTGCTCGGCCACTCCGACCTGTCGGAAGAGGAGAAGGCGCTGATCTTCGCGCTGAACACGAACCGCTGA
- a CDS encoding histidine phosphatase family protein, protein MLPHPVTFVRHGQCVGNAQGRVVGQWDSPLTPLGHTQAEAAAALLVARPRPVAIVSSDLQRARATAEVIADALDVPLFLDRGLREQSFGTMEGLLFSELTGSHPTTGHINEIRWGTGSRSPTCTRAWPRPSTGSPRPTTGRWCW, encoded by the coding sequence GTGCTCCCCCATCCGGTGACGTTCGTCCGCCACGGCCAGTGCGTCGGCAACGCACAGGGCCGGGTCGTGGGCCAGTGGGACAGCCCGCTCACCCCCTTGGGCCACACCCAGGCCGAGGCCGCCGCCGCGCTGCTGGTGGCGCGCCCGCGTCCGGTGGCGATCGTCTCCTCCGACCTGCAGCGGGCGCGGGCGACCGCCGAGGTGATCGCGGACGCCCTGGACGTGCCGCTGTTCCTGGACCGCGGGCTGCGCGAGCAGAGCTTCGGGACGATGGAGGGCCTCCTGTTCTCAGAGCTGACCGGCAGCCACCCGACGACGGGGCACATCAACGAGATCCGCTGGGGGACGGGGAGTCGGTCGCCGACCTGTACGCGCGCCTGGCCGAGGCCCTCGACCGGATCACCGCGGCCCACGACGGGGCGCTGGTGCTGGTGA